From one Rhodamnia argentea isolate NSW1041297 chromosome 1, ASM2092103v1, whole genome shotgun sequence genomic stretch:
- the LOC115726592 gene encoding 50S ribosomal protein L33 — translation MGDKKKKAASVFIRLVSAAGTGFFYVKKKNPRKMSEKMEFRKYDPRVNRHVLFTEAKMK, via the coding sequence ATGGgggacaagaaaaagaaggctgCATCAGTCTTTATCAGGCTTGTTTCGGCTGCTGGGACTGGCTTCTTCtatgtgaagaagaagaatcccCGGAAGATGTCAGAGAAAATGGAGTTCCGAAAGTATGACCCTCGGGTTAATCGCCATGTTCTGTTTACTGAGGCAAAGATGAAGTGA
- the LOC115727783 gene encoding probable 1-deoxy-D-xylulose-5-phosphate synthase, chloroplastic — translation MALCAFSFPGHISRATASDAQRNASLSSHFVWGSDLLVQSQHNLAQVQVRKRPGGVYASLSERGEYYSKRPPTPLLDTVNYPLHMKNLSIKELKQLADELRSDVIFNVSKTGGHLGSSLGVVELTVALHFVFNAPQDRILWDVGHQSYPHKILTGRREKMHTIRQTNGLAGFTKRSESEYDCFGAGHSSTTISAGLGMAVGRDLKGRKNNVVAVIGDGAMTAGQAYEAMNNAGYLDSDMIVILNDNKQVSLPTANLDGPIPPVGALSSALSRLQSNRPLRELREVAKGVTKQIGGPMHELAAKVDEYARGMISGSGSTLFEELGLYYIGPVDGHNIDDLISILKEVKSTKTTGPVLIHVVTEKGRGYPYAEKAADKYHGVVKFDPATGKQFKSSAATQSYTTYFAEALIAEAEADKDIVAIHAAMGGGTGLNLFLRRFPTRCFDVGIAEQHAVTFAAGLASEGVKPFCAIYSSFLQRAYDQVVHDVDLQKLPVRFAMDRAGLVGADGPTHCGAFDVTYMACLPNMVVMAPADEAELFHMVATAAAIDDRPSCFRYPRGNGIGVPLPPGNKGTPLEIGKGRILLEGERVALLGYGTAVQGCLAAASLVEPHGFKITVADARFCKPLDHTLIRSLAKSHEVLITVEEGSIGGFGSHVAQFLALDGLLDGTVKWRPLVLPDRYIDHGSPADQVAQAGLTPAHIAATVFNVVGKTREALEIMT, via the exons ATGGCTCTGTGTGCATTCTCGTTCCCGGGCCATATCAGCCGTGCCACAGCTTCAGATGCTCAGAGGAATGcctctctttcttctcattttgtttGGGGCTCCGATCTGCTGGTGCAATCGCAGCACAACCTCGCTCAG GTCCAGGTGAGAAAACGGCCCGGTGGGGTTTATGCATCACTGTCTGAAAGGGGAGAGTATTACTCCAAGAGGCCACCAACACCTCTATTGGACACCGTAAACTATCCTCTTCACATGAAAAATCTATCCATCAAG GAGCTGAAGCAGTTAGCGGACGAGCTTCGTTCGGACGTCATATTCAATGTTTCCAAGACTGGAGGTCACTTGGGCTCGAGCCTGGGTGTCGTCGAGCTCACCGTGGCTCTTCATTTTGTCTTCAATGCTCCTCAAGACAGGATCCTTTGGGATGTCGGCCATCAG TCTTACCCACATAAGATTCTGActgggaggagagagaaaatgcacACAATTAGGCAGACTAATGGATTGGCAGGGTTCACAAAGCGCTCGGAGAGTGAATATGATTGCTTTGGCGCTGGTCATAGCTCTACAACTATCTCTGCAGGGTTGG GTATGGCTGTTGGAAGGGAtctaaagggaagaaaaaataatgtggTTGCTGTCATTGGTGATGGTGCCATGACTGCAGGTCAAGCTTATGAAGCCATGAACAATGCTGGGTATTTGGACTCTGATATGATTGTCATTCTCAATGACAACAAACAGGTCTCATTGCCCACTGCTAATCTTGATGGGCCTATACCTCCTGTAGGAGCATTGAGCAGTGCTTTGAGTAGATTACAATCTAACAGGCCTCTTAGAGAACTTAGAGAAGTCGCAAAG GGTGTTACTAAGCAAATTGGGGGACCTATGCATGAACTGGCTGCAAAAGTTGATGAATACGCTCGAGGGATGATCAGTGGATCTGGATCCACCCTGTTCGAAGAGCTCGGGCTCTATTATATTGGTCCTGTCGATGGCCATAACATTGATGATCTAATTTCGATTCTCAAAGAGGTTAAGAGTACCAAAACAACTGGTCCGGTTCTGATCCATGTTGTCACTGAGAAAGGTCGAGGATACCCTTATGCTGAAAAAGCTGCAGATAAGTACCATG GTGTGGTTAAATTTGATCCTGCTACTGGAAAGCAGTTCAAATCAAGTGCGGCCACGCAGTCTTACACCACATACTTCGCTGAGGCTTTAATTGCAGAAGCGGAAGCAGATAAAGATATTGTTGCTATTCATGCTGCAATGGGAGGGGGCACGGGGTTAAATCTCTTCCTTCGCCGCTTCCCAACCAGATGTTTCGATGTCGGGATCGCAGAACAGCATGCCGTCACTTTTGCAGCTGGTCTAGCCTCCGAAGGCGTTAAACCTTTTTGTGCAATCTACTCATCTTTCTTGCAGAGGGCTTATGACCAG GTTGTACATGATGTGGATCTGCAGAAGTTGCCTGTTCGATTCGCAATGGATCGAGCAGGACTGGTCGGAGCCGATGGCCCTACACACTGCGGTGCTTTTGATGTCACTTACATGGCATGCCTTCCTAATATGGTGGTGATGGCACCTGCGGACGAGGCAGAGCTTTTCCACATGGTGGCTACTGCCGCTGCCATTGACGACAGACCAAGTTGTTTCAGATACCCACGAGGAAATGGAATTGGTGTTCCACTGCCGCCAGGAAACAAAGGCACACCACTTGAG ATTGGAAAGGGAAGGATACTTttagaaggagagagagtggcGCTCTTGGGCTATGGAACAGCGGTGCAGGGCTGCTTAGCTGCAGCTTCATTGGTCGAGCCCCACGGCTTCAAAATAACAGTTGCTGATGCGCGATTCTGCAAACCTTTGGATCACACCCTTATTCGAAGCCTCGCAAAATCGCACGAGGTTTTGATCACAGTCGAAGAAGGTTCAATTGGAGGGTTCGGGTCTCACGTCGCTCAGTTCCTGGCCCTTGATGGCCTTCTTGACGGCACAGTAAAG TGGAGGCCTCTTGTTCTTCCTGATCGTTACATTGACCATGGATCGCCTGCCGACCAAGTGGCTCAAGCCGGTCTGACCCCAGCTCATATCGCAGCGACTGTATTCAATGTAGTAGGAAAAACAAGGGAAGCTTTGGAAATCATGACATAG
- the LOC115726577 gene encoding heavy metal-associated isoprenylated plant protein 19 isoform X2, protein MGNEKTKKKKKKEEPKVVVVEFRVSMHCNACERTVARTISKIKGVETFSTDMNQHKVVVTGRIDPKKVLKKLKKKTGKKVEILENKEDRANEEGANDDGEGKEGSKAMVAEEQNVIIHPSMLGYCCVENEVLMMFSDENPNACSIM, encoded by the exons ATGGGAAacgagaagacgaagaagaagaagaagaaggaggaaccCAAA GTTGTTGTTGTCGAATTCAGGGTCTCGATGCATTGCAACGCGTGCGAAAGAACGGTTGCAAGAACCATTTCGAAGAtcaaag GGGTGGAGACGTTTTCGACAGATATGAACCAGCACAAGGTGGTCGTGACGGGGCGGATCGATCCGAAGAAGGTTTtgaagaagttgaagaagaagacggggaAGAAGGTCGAGATTCTGGAGAATAAGGAGGACCGAGCGAACGAAGAGGGCGCGAATGACGACGGAGAAGGCAAAGAGGGATCGAAAGCGATGGTGGCCGAAGAGCAAAATGTGATTATCCATCCTTCAATGTTGGGTTATTGTTGCGTAGAAAATGAAGTCTTGATGATGTTTAGTGATGAGAATCCGAATGCATGTTCCataatgtag
- the LOC115726577 gene encoding heavy metal-associated isoprenylated plant protein 19 isoform X1, whose product MGNEKTKKKKKKEEPKVVVVEFRVSMHCNACERTVARTISKIKGLSLSSFSLFCNKNLKMGLVDLRTFVLHETCRSDVVTMENGRFFMCACFTINVGVETFSTDMNQHKVVVTGRIDPKKVLKKLKKKTGKKVEILENKEDRANEEGANDDGEGKEGSKAMVAEEQNVIIHPSMLGYCCVENEVLMMFSDENPNACSIM is encoded by the exons ATGGGAAacgagaagacgaagaagaagaagaagaaggaggaaccCAAA GTTGTTGTTGTCGAATTCAGGGTCTCGATGCATTGCAACGCGTGCGAAAGAACGGTTGCAAGAACCATTTCGAAGAtcaaaggtctctctctctcttctttctctctcttctgtaaCAAGAATCTCAAGATGGGTTTGGTGGATCTACGTACGTTCGTGTTGCATGAGACATGCAGATCGGATGTGGTGACAATGGAAAACGGACGGTTCTTCATGTGTGCTTGTTTTACGATAAATGTAGGGGTGGAGACGTTTTCGACAGATATGAACCAGCACAAGGTGGTCGTGACGGGGCGGATCGATCCGAAGAAGGTTTtgaagaagttgaagaagaagacggggaAGAAGGTCGAGATTCTGGAGAATAAGGAGGACCGAGCGAACGAAGAGGGCGCGAATGACGACGGAGAAGGCAAAGAGGGATCGAAAGCGATGGTGGCCGAAGAGCAAAATGTGATTATCCATCCTTCAATGTTGGGTTATTGTTGCGTAGAAAATGAAGTCTTGATGATGTTTAGTGATGAGAATCCGAATGCATGTTCCataatgtag